CCCAGTCACACTAGCTGGACCCGCGATCCGGTGGTTTAACGGCCTCCCGCAGGGATCCATCTATGGGTTTTCGGACATCAGCCGTGCCTTCTTAGCTCAATTCACAACACGAATAGCAAAGGCAAAGCACCCGATCAACCTGCTCGGGATAACCCAAAGGCCCGGGGAGAcgaccagaaaatacctggacTGCTTCAACGACGAATGCTTGGAAATTGACGGCTAACCGACTCGGTGGCCAGCCTCTGTCTGACGAACGGCCTCCTGAACGAGGATTTCCAGAAACACCTCACCACGAAACCGATTTGGACGATGCACGAAATCTAAACGGTAGCTAAGGAATACATAAATGACGAGGAGGTGAGCCAGGTCGTGGCTGCCAATAAACGGCACTCCAGCTACAATCAACCTAGGCAGCAAGGTAACGGAGAGAGACAGAAAGAACAAGGTGGAGGGCCGAGCAAGACACCCAGAACGTTTTCCCGGATCGGGAAATTCACCAACTACACTCCACTCACTCTCCCCATCATGGAAGTTTACCAGCAAATAGCCGAGAAAGGAATCTTGTCGAAGCCCCAACCACTCAAGGACCGAATGGGGGGAAACAAGAGCCTCTACTGTGACTACCACAAGGGCTATGGGCACTAAACACAGGACTGCTTTGACCTGAGGGATGCGCTAGAGCAAGCCATAAGGGACGGTAAACTCTCGGAATTCTCCCATTTCATAAGGGAGCTGAGGAGGCGACATTGCGACCAAGACGAGGAAGGCAAGACCCGGGCGACAAAGCGGCGACAAGAGCCAGAAGACAAAGACCACGGTCTCACCGTGATAAACGTAGTAACCGCCAAAAACACCGCACCAAGGTCGAGATCGGCGCACAAGAAAGACGCCAAGATCCTGGTGGTCTCCTCCGCGCCGATGCGAAGCTCTAAGAAGCCCCATGCATCTCCTTCGGCCCGAAAGATTAGTGGTTCGACGAGGCCCCTGAAAGTCCACCCATGGTCATCACGGCCAGGGTGGAAACAGGCCTCGTAAAACGAATCCTTGTTAACACGGGGGCAGACTCGAACATCATGTTCCGCAACGTGTTCGATGCACTGGGATTAAGGGACGCCGACCTATCGACTCATCAGCACGGGGTCATAGGGCTAGGCGACCACTTCATCAAGCCAGATGGAGTAATATCCCTGCCGATTTCCATGGGACAGGCCCAAGGCCGAAGATCGGCAATGGCTGAGTTCATGGTTCTCCGAGATTCCACGGCCTACAACATCATCTTGGGAAGGAAGACGATTAACGATGTTGAAGCAATAATCAACACAAAGCTACTAGTCATGAAGTTTGTTACCGATGATGGGTCTATAGGGTCCATAAGGGGAGACCTAGAAACGGCGGTCGCTTGCGACAACGCCAACCTCTCCTTAAGGAAGAAATCCAAAGAGGCATTGGGGGTGTTCCTGGCTGACCTAGACGCTAGGGTAGACGACAAACCCAGACCAGAACCAGAGGGGGACCTGGGAAAGTTTAGGGTCAGTGACACGGAGGAAAAGTTCACGTTTGTCAATAGAAACCTCCCACATGAATTGAAGGAGCCTCTGGTAGAAATGATCAGGGCCAATGGGGATTTGTTCGCCTGGACACCGGCTGACAGGCCGGGCATAGACCCCGAAGTCATGTCACACCACCTGGCCGTCAAGTCAGAAGCATGCCCGGTAGCCCAACGGAGGAGAAAGATGTCGCGAGAGAGAGCGGAGGAGGTGGCCAGGCAGACGACCAGCCTCCTATAAGCAGGCTTCATACGAGAAATAGACTACTCGACCTGGCTCTCGAATGTGGTTCTGGTAAAGAAGCACAGCGgaaaatggagaatgtgcgtagaCTACTCCGACCTTAACAAGGCATGCCCTAAAGATTGTTTCCCTTTCTCCAACATAGACGCACTTGTCGACGCGGCGGCGTGCTACCGGTATCTGAGCTTTATGGATGCGTACTCCGACTACAATAAGATACCGATGCACCGACCCGACAAGGACAAGACAGCATTTATAATGCCCGAGTGAACCTTCTGTTATAAGATGATGCCGTTCGGCCTAAAAAATGCAGGGGTAACataccaaaggctgatgaacaaaaTATTCCGCGACCTCATAGGCAAGACGGTGGAAGTCTATGTAGACGACATCCTCGCGAAAACTACGCGACCAGACGACCTCCTGAATGACCTGGCAAATGTATTCGCGTCTCTCCGACAATACGGCATGAGGCTCAATCCCCTCAAATGCGCCTTTGCCATGGAAGCTGGAAAGTTCCTAGGGTTCATGATAACTCAAAGGGGGGTAGAAGCTAACCCTGAGaaatgccaagcgatactcCAAATGAAGAGACCGGGTTGTATCAAGGACGTCCAGAGATTGGCAGGGCGACTTACCTCGTTATCCCGTTTTCTCGGAGCTTCGGCAACAAAAGCTCTGCCCTTCTTTAACCTCATGAGGAAAGGGATAGCGTTTGAATGGACGCCCGCATGCGAGGAAGCTTTTAGACACTTCAAGGAAATCCTGGCGGCACCCCCTGTGCTCGGAAAGCCAAAGAACGGGGAGCCGTTATACCTATAACTTGCCATAACAGGAGAAGCCCTGACCGCGGTTTTGGTACGAGAAGAAGGAAGGGCCCAACAGCCAGTCTATTTCGTGAGCAGAGCCTTACAAGGGGCAGAACTGAGGTACAGCAAACTGAAAAAGCTAGCTTTGGCACTCTTGACCTCTTCCCGGAGGTTAAAACAATATTTCCAAGGTCACCGGATTGTCGTAAGGACGGACCAAGGAATCCGGCAAGTACTCCATGGTCCATTGAACTTTCCCAATATGACATACGATACAAACCCCGTCAGGCGATCAAGGCGCAAGCGATGGCTGACTTCCTGGTAGAAGTGACGGGGGATCCAACCGAAGAGACGCGCACAAGGTGGAAGCTCCACGTGGACGGAGCCTCAAATCAGACGTCTGGGGGCGCCGGGATCATCCTAGAAAGCCCAGCTGGGGTCGTATACGAACAATCGATTAAGTTCGAATTTCCCATCTCGAACAACCAAGCAGAGTACGAAGCCCTCATAGGGGGCTTAGCCCTAGCAACGGAAGTTGGAGCGACAAGGTTGGAAATATGCAGCGATTCACAAGTCGTCACCTCCCAAGTAAACAGAAGTTACCAAGCCAGAGACTCACTATTACAAAAGTACTTGGAGAAAGTCAAGGATTTGAGCCAGAAGTTTGAGGAGGTCATGATCCACCACGttccaagaaaaaggaacacACGGGCGGATCTCCTATCAAAATTGGCTAGCACCAAACCGGGAGAAGGTAACCGGTCTCTCATCCAAGGTATGATGAGGGAGCCAACGATCACTTTGCACCTATCAAAGATAAGCCCCTCATGGTTGGACCCCATTACCAGCTTCTTAGAAAACAGTAAACTCCCCGACGACGAAAAAGACGCCAAAAAACTGAGAAGGGAAGCGGCCAAGTACGCGATCATCCAGGGTCAGCTGTTCAGGAAAGGACTCAGCCATCCCCTATTGAAATGTCTACACCCCGACCAAATGGACTACGTCCTCAGGGAAGTCCATGAAGGGTGTTACGGACATCACATAGGGGGCAAGGCCCTAGCAAGAAAATTGATCCGAGCTGGATACTATTGGCCATCAATGATGGTAGACTCCAAAGGATTTGTTAGAAAGTGCGTCAAGTGTCAAGAGAACGCCAATTTTCACAGGGCACCGGCCTCCGAGCTAAGCTTGTTAACGTCTTCCCGGCCATTCTCACAGTGGGGAGTCGACCTCTTGGGGCCCTTCCCGGTTGGTCCTGGACAAGTCAAGTACCTCATAGTCACCATTGACTACCATACCAAATGGATAAAGGCCGAGCCGCTGGCCAGCATATCCTCATCCAATTGCAGGAAGTTCATGTGGAGGCAAGTGATAACACGGTTCGGCATCCCGGAGATCGTCATCTCGGATAACAGGACACAATTTACCGACAGGAAGTTCACAGAGTTCCTCATCGGCCTCGGTATAAGGCAGAAGTTTTCCTCGGTGAAACACCCCCAAACAAACGGACAGGTTGAGTCTGCAAACAAGATCATCCTGCTAGGGCTCAAGAAGCGGCTCGACAATAAAAAAGGTGCTTGGGCCGACGAGCTCGCCTCGGTCCTCTGGTCCTACTGTACAACCGAGCAATCGTCCACCGGGGAGACCCCCTTCCGATTAACATACGGGCTAGATGCGGTAATACCCGTGGAAATCGGGGAACCAAGTCCACGACTACTTTTGAAGGGTGTAGGGGAAGCCGTGGAGAAGGACCTGATAGATGAAGCCAGAGAAATGGCCCACTTGACGGAAACAGCACTGAAGCAAAGAATGGCCCTACGCTACAACACCAAAGTGCTCAAAAGAGAGTTCGAGCCAAACGACCTCATCCTGAGGCGCAATGATATCGGCTTACCGACCCCGGGAgagggaaagctggcagcaaattAGGAAGGTCCCTACAAAGTTAAAGAAGCGATTGGCAAAGGTGCCTTCAAGTTGGAAAGGCTGGATGGCAAAGAAGTCCCGAGAACGTGGAACGCGAGCAACTTGAGAAGATTTTACTCTTAGCACATGAGGCGACATGCCGACCAATCGAGCTAAGTTTTTAATTCATGGAATTGTACTTTTCGCTATGGTCTATAGACTTTTTGTACAATTACCGACTAAAATACACTTGTGCAaagttttgtttcttttgttttgttcacCTTTGCCGGACGACCCACTGCGCAAACGAATTCCACGTGGCGCGACAACGATACACGgccccgggactgatcaccccgggagcccATCAACTACCACAATAGCAACCGGCTACACGGAAAGCCACGACCTGGCTCAGCCGGCTCAGCCAGAATATCATCAATACGGTAGAACGAACGGCAACTATAAACCAATAATGGTGAATATAAACGACGACACAACCAagcaaataaaaaagtattaacTATGATAAAACAAGCAAACGATCCAAGAAACCAACTGTTCACAAAAGCCAAAACATGATGGCTAACCAAAAGTTTCGTACAGAACAAGAGAAATCATTTCTTAGGAACGtcaacaatcttgccatccttgaTCACCTTGAAGACGCCAATTGCCGATGCGTCGAAATCAGAAGCAACAATTTTAACCTGAGCTTTAAGAGCCTCCTCAGTCACCAGGATCGCGCCCTTCCCCTGCTTAACGACGTCTTTATACTTCGTCTTTAACGCTGCAAGCTCATTTTCGACagcttccttctctttctccaacGCGGACACCCGCCCTTGAGCCACGCCGACCTAACTCTCTAAATTCATTTCCCGCTCGACAAGCCGGGAAACCGTGGCGTCCGACTCTTCTAATTTTTTCTCGGCGGTAGAAGCTTTCTTCTCGGCAGCATCGAGCTTCTCATTGGATTGGGTCGTTGTTCCCGAAGAGTTTCAACTTCGCGTTTCAGTTCATTATTGGCCTTCCCAGCAGACTCCAACCTCCTACGAAGAGCTTCCATCCCGGACAACTCAAACTCGGCCTTCCGAGCTATCACTGCGCCGCGCAAGAGGGTACGATACATCCACCTCGCTTGCCCGGTAAGAGATGACTCGTGGAAGTGCTCCTCTGTCCCGGGGATCAATTGAGAGTCTATAAAATTCCCGGCGTCAAAATTTTTCTCCATCACAGTGAGAACCCCCTCGGGACTGCTGGACGTCCTCCTCCTTTTGAGGCTGGACACCTCCTCCACCTCATCGTCGGCAGCGGGGTTGGACGTCGAGCCCCCAGTACCGACCACTTCGCGGAATATGAAAACGCGCATTTCCTTGTCACTTTGAGCCAAGGCACCCTGAGCCGAGGTACCGGTCTCATCGGCCACAACCCCTTGCTCGGAAGTGGCCTTGCTCTTGTCCTCAGGAGGAGCAGTCGATTTCTCATTAGCCGCCTCGTCGTCACTTGCGCATAAAAAGGTTTGGAACAAGTTAGGGAGACCCGTTATCTCGGCAGACATTCCCACTGTAACAAGAGAAGAAAATTCTTTAGTCGTAATGAAATATTAGGaaaaacaagaaactaaaggCAAAGCAAGTAAAGACTTCTCACAAATATAGTTCCGACTGGCTTCCCGGTCACCCATGAGGAGGTGAGGATTCACGTGATTCCTCCCGAAGATTGCCAGTAACACATCGGCAATCTTCCTATCCACCGCAGACATACCCTTGTAGGATACTTTAACGAAAGCATTGGACCCCGCCCCGAAGCTCCAATAGGTCGGGATAAGGCGTGCCCCCTCCAACAAAAACCAAAAAGGATGACGACCTTTGACGGGGCGGACCTTGAAATATTTATCTTTGAATCTGTGGTAAGAGTcatcaaacaaaccaaaaatcctccgaccctgggcagaccggaaggacatgaaccccTTCTTATGTTTCCCTTCTTTCGAAGGGTTTGTaaggttgaaaaagaaaagaaaaacatctaCGGACACCGGCAGCCCGAGATATTCAcaaaccatctcgaaacagcggaTTGAAGCCCAACTGTTCGGATGCAGCTGTGACGGTGCCACAGAAACCCGGCCCAGAAGCGCCATTTGGAAAGCGGAGAACGGAATACGAACCCCCACTTGAGTAAACATGGATTTATAGAACCAAATCCAATCGGCAACTCGGAGAGCGTGGAAGTTGATCTCGTACAAGCGTTTGTGAGGAGCCGGGACGAAGACGTCGTAGTTGGACTCCTCGTCGGTTCCTCCGCATAGATACTCGTTTTGACGGAACTCGGTGAACTCCTCCTCGCCCATTTGATTGGGGGAGTCCCTTACATCAGAAACAACCCGGGCGTAGGGGTCGTATGCCGCGGGAGAAGGGGAAGCCTGGGAAGCGATGCGAGCCATACCTACACGGGGGGACCATCCAGTCAGTCTAAGAGGTCGGGTGCTTAGAGTGAATACAGAAGCTACACCTAGTCTATTCCGCAACTAAGACTAAACACAGTTAAAAACGATAAGACCCAAACAAAGTTACCCTGGAATGGCAACCCCCCTAACACACCTACATAGGACCTAAGATCAGCCATCATGCAAAGATAAATGTACGGCATGCACAAAAAGGAAGCAATGGCAGAAGCAAAAGAATAATTAGAGGACAAAAGAGATTACCTGCACTGATAGCAAAGATTCAAAAGGAAAGCAACAACAACGCCCTGGAACTTCTGAgggagaagaagatggaggtaGCAGAATCGGAAACGGAAAGATAAACGACAAATGAATACCAAAGGCATTGTAGAACAGTTTTAAAACCACCACCAAAAGGAGCGCGAAAGCCGAGGGGCATATTAGTCTTTGCACCAAGGGTTTTAAAACCCATTATGAGCATTTAATGCTCCACACGAAGAACGAGGCGATAACTGATCACCCCAACAACAAACAGACACGCGCGCAAGAGATGCGTCCCCTCCACGGACGGCCGGCTCGGCGACAACGCATGAGATCAGAAATAACACGCCCCCAACAGCCCACACGATTGTTGCTGACGTGTcgggggcactgttacggcctggcccaaAAGGGAACGTGGGCCGACCCGACCCACTCACCACCCGACCTGAACGGTAGGATTATGCGCCCATATCCGACCCGCACACGCGTCCGGGACAACTGGCCACCACAGCTGTACAAGAAAACTTCGAAGAAGGTGGGTTCTGCCCTCGTGGGACCCACGTCTGACATCGTATATAAGGGAAGGGTCCTACCCCTCTCCCAAGGTACGTCATACACTCCAAAAAACCATTTCTCACCTGCACACTaactgactagagcgtcggaaTGTCTTTGCAGGTAGCCCTCCCTCCTTCCACAACGAGAGCTCGACTACCCGGCTGACCGGATCCTAGCACGACCGCGATTGAAGCGTTCCCAACTTCGTAAAACTCCACCGGAACCGTCAGGTAACCGTTCTACAGAacaaaatcataattaataaaaatattttttaagaagttctattttatatttgtatacatttaattatcaaaaataattttaattatatttagataaagaaatataattatttttatttaNNNNNNNNNNNNNNNNNNNNNNNNNNNNNNNNNNNNNNNNNNNNNNNNNNNNNNNNNNNNNNNNNGTTCCTGTTTAGTAGTTCTAATTAAGAAAGGCAGGCTTTTCTATCGTAATTGTTGTTAACTAGCTAGTAAATTTGTTCACAATATATATAACTGTTGTACGTAGGATAAAGTGACGATAAGATATTAGAGTATAAAACAACCAGTCATATATTAGAAGTTGAGATGATCAGTTCCATAATTGATTCATGAAGAGTGCATATCTatatattttgaaacaaaatatggTTTGAGAAATGCGTTAGCTTGCATGGTGGAAGTATGTAGCTTAGCTGCTGGGAATCTAGAATCTATATTCTATCTTTCCACCGGAAAAGTGGGTTTTCTAACTGTGTGATTCCTATCTATTGATTGAAACTTATCGGTCAATCCCTTCAAGTGGTGAATGGatataaatcatatttttatgcTTTGATGCGATTAACAGTTGATTATTTGATATCACTTGCCCGAAAAATTGGANNNNNNNNNNNNNNNNNNNNNNNNNNNNNNNNNNNNNNNNNNNNNNNNNNNNNNNNNNNNNNNNNNNNNNNNNNNNNNNNNNNNNNNNNNNNNNNNNNNNNNNNNNNNNNNNNNNNNNNNNNNNNNNNNNNNNNNNNNNNNNNNNNNNNNNNNNNNNNNNNNNNNNNNNNNNNNNNNNNNNNNNNNNNNNNNNNNNNNNNNNNNNNNNNNNCATCGTTGCCGTTAAAGCCAAGCCAAcacaaaaatgtgattttgttATTTGCGTATAATTTAGAATAAAGACTACGATTCTctctatttttacaaaaatataacgtgatttttgtctaaaaataaacactttaattttttttatttagagataatatgatcttttattaaaaggtttgttaaataataacgataattatttttatgaaaattttatttgtattatataaaaaaagattaatgATCAAAGtgtccttttttttaaaaaaaaaatcgttttATCTTTAGTGAAAAATAGACAAAGATAGACTTGGGTGTTTATTCTATCATTAATATAACGATGATTTCCATTATATATCGTAGAGAAGAATTTTGTTGTTGTCTCCCAGCTGAacgacattttttatttatttatatgtattatcTCTTGGAGCACATATTCTGCTAATTTAcctcattaatattttataaaaattagtaaaattaattttagaaaataaataaataaataataactaaataaaataaaagataataaataattttagtttataatcttataattttaatggttaaaaaaaattatatatttctaattGATGGATGGTTCATATTAAAGAGATCCACTTataaattgagttttttttaattcatttaaattaaattattcagataaaataatataatatttctttgagtagtttttttttatatatgatatAAAAAGTGTGTTCACTTTTTGTCAAGAGAGAGTATTATTATAGTCTTCTTGTGATAGAGAGAAGTTATAATTTTCAAAGAAAGTTATTCAAttgttttcatattttatacaaatttctaattttttatctctATATTTTGCTGTGTCATTTGTCTGGTACCTAACAGTGGTATCAGAGTCAAAGGTTGctgattaatatatatttttttttgctgcaAGTTACCATCTAAAAAAAATGGCAACAGAGTATGAAATTCCAAAATTCAGTGGGAGTAATTTTTTCGTAtgaaaattgaagataaaagCTATTATGAGAAAAGATAATTGCGTGAAAGCAATTGAATGTAGACCCACTGGAATTACAGataaaaaatagaaggagatggaCAACAATGCTATTGCAAACTTATACTTGGCACTAGCTGACTCAGTTTTATCATGTGTAGCAGAAAAAAGACAGCAAAAGAAATTTGGGATACTCTCACCCAGTGGCGGAGCCACGTACATGGAAAAGGGGCAATGGCCCCTCCCAAGCTtccaattttttagtttaactctcttttaattattaatttttttctcttcttaacttatattttttatgttcgCCCCTCTCAAAAAAATTTCTAGCTCCGCCCCTGCTCTCACCAAATTATATGAAGTCAAGTCACTTCACAACAAGATATTCTTGAAAAGAAGACTTTATACTCTTCGAATGAGTGAGTCCACATCGGCAATGGATCACATCGATCAACAATCGATACGCTATTTTCCCAACTCTCATTGTTGGAATATACCATAGTAGAAAATGAACGTGCAGAGCTCTTACTTCAAAGTCTACCAGATTCATATGATTAGCTTATCATTAACTTAACTAATAATGTTTTGACtgattatctttttttttatgacaTGGCTGCTGCGGTTCTTGAAGAAGAATCTAGGCGCAAGAATAAGGAAGATAGATTAGAGAGCTCAAAACTAGCAGAGGCGTTGTTGATGACGAGAGGAAGATCAATGGAGCGTGGTTCCAGTGGGAGCCAAAGTAGACTAAAGTCACAAGGAAAGAAGCAATTCAAATGCTACAATTGTGGCAAGAGAGGGCACTTCAAGAAAAATTGTCGAAATAAGAAGAGTATGGAGAAGGTTCCAGAACGATCAAGTTCTCAAGGATGTGTTGTGAGTACCTCTGATGATAGAAAAATCCTATATAGCGAAGCAACAATTAGTTCTAAAGGCAGCAAATAACTCACTGATGTTTGGATTGTTGATTCAGGAGCAACATGGCACATGACTCCTCATCGTGATTGGTTTTGTACATATGAACCTGTCTTGGAAGGATCGGTGTTTATGAGAAATGATTATGCCTTAGAAATTGTTAGAATGGGTATTGTCAAAATAAAGATGTTTGATGGTTCTATTCGTTCACTTCAAGGGGGTACGATACGTGGAAGgcttgaaaaagaatttgttgTCGATTGGACAATTGGGTGAACTTGGTTGTAAGACCCATATTGAAGGTGGGATCTTAAAAGTTATTAAAGGAGCTCTTGTGGTAATAAAAGCAGAAAAGATTGCAGCAAATCTATACATGCTTGTGGGAGATACTTTGCAAGAGGCAGAGACATCAGTTGCTTCAGCAAGCCAAGAagaaatgatgatgatatgaCATTGCAAAATAGGTCACATGTCAGAATGAGGCTTGAAGATTCTTGTAGAACGTAATCTCATTCCCAGGCTCAAATCGGTAAACTTACCATTTTGTAAGCATTGTGTTACAAGCAAGCAACATAGATTGACGTTTGGTAGATCAACTGCTCGAAGCAAGCACATATTAGAGTTGATTCACTCTGATGTATAGGAGTCACTAGAGATGTCTCTACGAGGAGCAAAATATCTTGTATCGTTTATTGACGATTACTCTAGGAGGCTATGGGTGTACCCAATCAAGAAGAAGTCAGACGTATTTGTGATGTTCAAAGAGTTCAAAGCAAAGTTAGAACTTGAATTTGGAAGGAAGATCAAGTGTTTAAGGACAGATAATGGAGGAGAATATGTCGATGGTAATTTTCTAACATTTTGCAAGCAAGCATGTATTCAACGGCAATTCACAGTTACATATACGCCTCAGCAAAATGGTGTAACAGAGCGAATGAATAGGACTCTCCTAGAAAGAGCACGAGTTATGTTGCAAATTGCAGGTTTAGCCAAGTCTTTCTGGGCAGAAGCTGTTAAAACAGCCTGTTATGTGATGAATCGGTCACCATCAACTTCAATTGGGTTGAAGACACCAATGGAGATGTGGCAAGGTAAGCCACGTAATTATTCTTCTTTACATATATTTGGTTGTCTTGTTTACGTGATGTACAATTTCCAGGAAAGAACAAAGCTGAACCCAAAGTCTAGAAAATGTATATTCTTAGGTTATGCTGACGGAGTTAAGGGGTATCGCCTGTGGGATCCCACTGCCCGCAAGGTAGTTGTCAGTAGAGATGTGATATTTGCAAAAGATGAATTacaaaaaagaacaagaaaatgataGCACTATTAAAGAGATAACCATTGTTCAAATAGATGAAAAATACAGAGAAGATGATCTTTCTGAAGTAGAACAACAGCACGAAGAACAAGAAATAGAGACCAATGACATAGAAGTTCGTCGATCCACTCGACAAAGAAGAATACCATCATGACACTCAAATTATGTTTTGACAaaccttgatgcatattgtcTTTTGACAGAAGATGCAGAACCAACAACTTTTATGGAGGCTATGTGCAATCCAGACGCTTCTATATGGATGACAACAATGCAAGAAGAAATTGAGGCATTACATAGGAACCATACCTGGAAACTTGTTGAACTTCCAACAGGTTAGATAGCCATTGGTAACAAATGGGTTTACAAGATCAAACGAGATAGTAATGATCAGGTGGAACGATATCATGCAAGATTGGTTGTCAAGGGATATGCTCAGAAAGAAGGTGTTGAtttcaatgaaatattttctcCAGTAGTGAGACTAACTACTATTAGATTAGTTTTGGCTATGTGTCCTGTGttcaaggttctgaaaatcggaccGGTCATCAAACCGCTCTAGTCACTGGTTCAATGATTTACTGGTCCAACCGATCCAACTGGTGGTTCAACCGAAAAAAccattttagaataaaataataaataaattataaataaacatcctaaaATATCTTCcagatttaaaatattacacCAAAAATTATCAACCAAATTCATATGATATTAtcaaaatacaaactcaaaagttaaatagtaaaaaaatctaaatattaaattttgactTTGAGCGTTAACATGATCACTTAACACCTCAAATTCTAATTTAGAAATGTTAGGAGACAAAGgattatcaatttcaaaagaaTGTTGAGCTAGTTCAATTAGAAAATGTTGATCATTCTGTGATATTATGCTAACTGAACATGAACCTAAACCTTGCAAGATGATATTTTCGGTTTAATCTTAGGCA
This portion of the Arachis duranensis cultivar V14167 chromosome 6, aradu.V14167.gnm2.J7QH, whole genome shotgun sequence genome encodes:
- the LOC107493191 gene encoding uncharacterized protein LOC107493191; its protein translation is MPFGLKNAGVTYQRLMNKIFRDLIGKTVEVYVDDILAKTTRPDDLLNDLANVFASLRQYGMRLNPLKCAFAMEAGKFLGFMITQRGVEANPEKCQAILQMKRPGCIKDVQRLAGRLTSLSRFLGASATKALPFFNLMRKGIARSPDRGFGTRRRKGPTASLFREQSLTRGRTEVQQTEKASFGTLDLFPEVKTIFPRSPDCRKDGPRNPASTPWSIELSQYDIRYKPRQAIKAQAMADFLVEVTGDPTEETRTRWKLHVDGASNQTSGGAGIILESPAGVVYEQSIKFEFPISNNQAEYEALIGGLALATEVGATRLEICSDSQVVTSQVNRSYQARDSLLQKYLEKVKDLSQKFEEVMIHHVPRKRNTRADLLSKLASTKPGEGNRSLIQGMMREPTITLHLSKISPSWLDPITSFLENSKLPDDEKDAKKLRREAAKYAIIQGQLFRKGLSHPLLKCLHPDQMDYVLREVHEGCYGHHIGGKALARKLIRAGYYWPSMMVDSKGFVRKCVKCQENANFHRAPASELSLLTSSRPFSQWGVDLLGPFPVGPGQVKYLIVTIDYHTKWIKAEPLASISSSNCRKFMWRQVITRFGIPEIVISDNRTQFTDRKFTEFLIGLGIRQKFSSVKHPQTNGQVESANKIILLGLKKRLDNKKGAWADELASVLWSYCTTEQSSTGETPFRLTYGLDAVIPVEIGEPSPRLLLKGVGEAVEKDLIDEAREMAHLTETALKQRMALRYNTKVLKREFEPNDLILRRNDIGLPTPGEGKLAAN